The proteins below come from a single Candidatus Bathyarchaeota archaeon genomic window:
- a CDS encoding ABC transporter ATP-binding protein encodes MPDVKVLNVTKQYGKVYALDHVSLTIHDQEYFSLLGPSGCGKTTLLRLIAGLIDPDSGEIHIGDRRVDKDPPEDREIGFVFQTFALFPHMTAWSNVLYGPKVKNYDAKKAETIGHEVLELVKLSERLDAYPSELSGGMMQRIAVARALAAGGKILLLDEPLGQLDAKVRNEIRYEIRRMAKDLKLTAIHVTHDQAEAMSISDRIAVMKKGKIVQIGSPKELYMNPNSLFVAHFIGESNFLEGYITKVDGGMAEIELREGLKINAFNERGIEGEERVVLAIRPETCEMHRGHNAVANALFGKVDKTTFEGTVVRYEIRLDNGDRFVINRPSLTEDWVSIGEEVTITYPLDKAHLFPYPANGLSDEVAV; translated from the coding sequence TGCCCGACGTTAAAGTCCTAAACGTTACAAAACAATATGGCAAAGTCTACGCTTTAGACCATGTCAGCTTAACCATCCATGACCAAGAATACTTCTCGCTGCTGGGACCAAGCGGCTGCGGCAAAACCACGCTTCTGCGCCTCATCGCCGGCTTGATTGACCCTGACAGCGGTGAAATCCACATCGGAGACCGTCGAGTCGACAAGGATCCCCCTGAAGACCGTGAGATCGGTTTTGTCTTCCAAACCTTCGCGCTTTTTCCCCACATGACCGCTTGGAGCAACGTTCTTTATGGCCCAAAAGTCAAAAACTACGATGCCAAAAAAGCGGAAACCATCGGTCACGAGGTGCTTGAACTCGTTAAGCTTAGCGAGCGGCTAGATGCCTACCCCAGCGAGCTCAGCGGCGGTATGATGCAGCGTATAGCGGTTGCACGCGCGCTGGCGGCAGGCGGCAAAATATTGCTTTTGGATGAACCGTTGGGGCAGCTTGACGCTAAGGTCCGAAATGAAATTCGATACGAAATCCGCCGGATGGCAAAAGACCTCAAGTTAACGGCGATTCATGTGACTCATGACCAGGCTGAAGCCATGTCTATCTCGGATCGAATTGCCGTCATGAAGAAGGGCAAAATCGTTCAAATCGGCTCCCCAAAAGAGCTCTACATGAACCCCAACAGCCTTTTTGTGGCGCATTTCATCGGGGAATCCAACTTTTTGGAGGGCTACATAACTAAGGTTGATGGCGGCATGGCTGAAATTGAACTCAGAGAGGGTCTTAAAATCAACGCTTTCAATGAGCGTGGGATTGAGGGGGAGGAGCGGGTTGTTTTGGCTATCCGCCCTGAGACCTGTGAGATGCATCGGGGGCATAATGCTGTGGCTAATGCTCTTTTTGGGAAGGTTGATAAGACGACCTTTGAGGGTACGGTTGTGCGTTATGAGATTCGTCTTGATAATGGGGATCGCTTTGTGATTAATCGTCCTTCTTTGACTGAGGATTGGGTTAGTATCGGTGAGGAAGTGACGATTACTTATCCGCTTGATAAGGCTCATCTGTTTCCGTATCCGGCGAATGGACTTAGCGATGAGGTAGCCGTATAA